The following proteins come from a genomic window of Pyxidicoccus sp. MSG2:
- a CDS encoding FecR domain-containing protein gives MEPRDFRAELRREDQLRREQGMSPAARARLWSRLRDARESKPAWHRRPAWWMLAAPAAALALAVFFWSAPSARSLGGLELAQATPDLKVREDAAGVEIQVGEAALVDEARGITLRNQGPLVVHREPSGVRLVRGRAEFSVKRRKPGALPAVVLVSGGAIEVMGTRFTVEEREAGGAVTLHEGAIAFRRLTGEVVQLRVGQTLEWPVAEPAEPALREPASPEPEPPQPLATSSPGGASSRPPTVAAPSVEEILRELEVLRGRREFEQAARHLEVAMRKQPAATRERLSFELGSLLTYQLEDAQRACAHWARHERQFRRGRYAEAVQRARGTLSCQAGERETER, from the coding sequence ATGGAGCCCCGTGACTTCCGTGCTGAGCTCCGGCGTGAAGACCAGCTCCGCCGCGAGCAGGGGATGTCCCCGGCCGCGCGGGCCCGGCTGTGGTCGCGGCTGCGGGACGCACGCGAGTCGAAGCCGGCATGGCACAGACGTCCTGCGTGGTGGATGCTCGCCGCGCCTGCAGCGGCGCTGGCCCTCGCGGTGTTCTTCTGGAGCGCTCCGTCCGCACGCTCGCTGGGGGGACTCGAGCTCGCGCAGGCCACTCCCGACCTGAAGGTGCGGGAAGACGCCGCGGGTGTGGAAATCCAGGTGGGTGAGGCCGCCCTGGTGGACGAGGCCCGAGGCATCACCCTCCGAAACCAGGGGCCGCTCGTCGTTCATCGTGAACCGTCGGGGGTGCGACTGGTCCGCGGCCGCGCGGAGTTCTCGGTGAAGCGCCGAAAGCCAGGTGCCCTCCCCGCTGTCGTGCTCGTGTCAGGCGGGGCCATTGAGGTCATGGGCACGCGCTTCACGGTGGAGGAGCGGGAAGCGGGTGGAGCGGTCACCCTGCACGAAGGCGCCATTGCCTTCCGTCGGCTCACGGGTGAGGTGGTTCAGCTGCGGGTGGGGCAGACGTTGGAGTGGCCGGTGGCCGAGCCTGCCGAGCCAGCACTTCGCGAGCCAGCGTCTCCCGAGCCGGAGCCGCCCCAGCCATTGGCGACGTCCAGCCCGGGGGGCGCATCCTCCCGACCCCCCACCGTGGCTGCCCCGAGCGTGGAGGAAATCTTGCGAGAGTTGGAGGTCCTTCGCGGTCGGCGCGAGTTCGAGCAAGCGGCGCGGCACCTCGAGGTGGCGATGCGCAAGCAGCCAGCGGCGACGCGGGAGCGCCTCAGCTTCGAGCTGGGCTCGTTGCTCACGTACCAGCTCGAAGACGCGCAGCGCGCCTGCGCGCATTGGGCCCGGCACGAACGACAGTTCCGGCGTGGGCGCTATGCGGAGGCGGTCCAGCGTGCCCGTGGGACGCTGTCCTGTCAGGCCGGCGAACGCGAGACAGAGCGATGA
- a CDS encoding DUF6932 family protein produces MSSIPDHSWDGLLPPWEGRDPTTNVNRSPYRCSWQDIINRFATSPKRIDILLGLLGYRALLREHGVTVGFQWLTGSFVERINREPNDVDVVTFFQVPVSFSEADAKTLFNHGHNKKTYFCDHYPVPLSYPASPAVDPTEHGAVLVDTTTYWYGLFSHRRDTYAWKGFLRMDLLPAEYDDPARELLVTIKAHLVKQQELASKLAKTEDPGQ; encoded by the coding sequence GTGTCTTCGATTCCGGACCATTCGTGGGATGGGCTGCTGCCACCGTGGGAAGGGCGGGATCCGACGACGAACGTCAACCGCTCGCCGTACCGCTGCAGCTGGCAGGACATCATCAACCGCTTCGCCACCTCCCCGAAGCGCATCGACATCCTTCTCGGCCTGCTTGGCTACCGAGCGCTCCTGCGTGAGCACGGGGTCACTGTCGGCTTCCAGTGGCTCACTGGGAGCTTCGTCGAGCGCATCAACCGCGAGCCCAACGACGTCGACGTCGTTACCTTCTTCCAGGTCCCAGTGTCATTCAGCGAGGCGGACGCCAAAACACTCTTCAATCACGGGCACAACAAGAAGACGTACTTCTGCGACCACTACCCCGTTCCGCTGAGCTATCCCGCGTCGCCCGCCGTGGACCCGACGGAGCACGGGGCGGTGCTCGTCGACACCACCACCTACTGGTACGGGTTGTTCTCCCACCGTCGCGACACGTACGCATGGAAGGGGTTCCTCCGCATGGACCTCCTCCCGGCGGAGTATGATGACCCGGCACGTGAGTTGCTTGTGACCATCAAGGCACACTTGGTGAAGCAGCAGGAATTGGCATCGAAGTTGGCGAAGACTGAGGACCCTGGACAGTGA
- a CDS encoding DUF262 domain-containing protein — protein sequence MKSYVTSYNGLFARRAADAPIVERIEIPIIQRDYAQGRDSDAVARIRANFLDVLHDSVTTGTPISLDFVYGDVVGGTLRPLDGQQRLTTLFLLHWYLAWRADRLDQEQGWKRFEYATRPSARRFCACLVESKPPSDARLRAWFENQHWFLHTWQHDPTIQSMQLMLEAIHERFADADCAAAWERLVGSEAPAISFHLLPIEQMGLSEDLYIKMNSRGKPLTPFENFKARFEQVLEHSCPDRVEEFAQKVDGTWADLLWPFRGSDDIVDDEFLRYFQFVTDVCEWHDGGLPSGDIETLAKRVYGPGNEKAAAHLDFLIRCFDTWVDADTASVFSKTFSLTPAPLDSDDTSKVILFGMQGSSVNLFAECCLGQVRRSWPRTLLLYAVLLHRLHETAEFPRRLRVLRNLLEASSSELRAEKMPALLADVRRLIVEGALSGVSSFNQAQVADEQLKIELLRESEAPALERALFHLEDHPLLRGCLAAFDLDASIFERRARAFHELIADPSLLPVLTGALLAAGDYSQRINHRFLQLGSSSNMSQWREEILTGSSRALLANVRDALGHLLDAVAAREGDVRSTLESFTNGWLESTDDANGLDWRWYFVRYPEMRAGRSGIYASATGSLGYSVCMLDKKAMSSYYRDPYLSAIRQQSGVPESAVQGAVAQHWSGGPWFTGYETEARWMQLTRSGAEIQCVQDGLQLRAPATPHVEVFTRVCAARGIGPDLRLKVPQVAIGGRQLDTKDRVQLGAALLRDLVNAGL from the coding sequence ATGAAGAGCTACGTCACGTCTTACAACGGCCTCTTCGCTCGACGCGCGGCGGACGCGCCCATCGTGGAGCGCATCGAGATCCCGATCATCCAGCGGGACTACGCGCAGGGGCGAGACAGCGACGCAGTTGCGCGCATCCGCGCCAACTTCCTCGACGTCTTGCACGACTCAGTGACGACCGGGACGCCCATCAGCCTCGACTTCGTCTACGGCGACGTCGTGGGCGGTACGCTTCGCCCTCTCGATGGTCAGCAGCGGCTCACGACCCTGTTCCTGCTGCACTGGTACCTCGCGTGGCGCGCGGACCGACTCGACCAGGAGCAGGGTTGGAAGCGCTTCGAGTACGCCACCCGTCCGAGTGCGCGACGCTTCTGCGCGTGCCTCGTCGAGTCGAAGCCACCCTCGGATGCGAGGCTGCGCGCGTGGTTCGAGAACCAGCACTGGTTCCTGCACACGTGGCAGCACGATCCGACGATCCAGTCGATGCAGCTGATGCTCGAGGCGATCCACGAGCGCTTCGCCGACGCCGACTGCGCCGCGGCGTGGGAGCGGCTCGTGGGCTCCGAGGCACCCGCGATCTCGTTTCACCTGCTGCCGATCGAGCAGATGGGCTTGAGCGAGGACCTCTACATCAAGATGAACTCGCGCGGGAAGCCGCTTACGCCGTTCGAGAACTTCAAGGCGAGGTTCGAGCAGGTCTTGGAGCACTCCTGCCCTGACCGCGTCGAGGAGTTCGCGCAGAAGGTGGACGGCACTTGGGCCGACCTGCTCTGGCCGTTCCGCGGAAGCGACGACATCGTCGACGACGAGTTCCTCCGCTACTTCCAGTTCGTCACCGATGTCTGCGAGTGGCACGATGGCGGGCTTCCTTCGGGCGACATCGAGACGCTCGCCAAGCGCGTCTACGGCCCGGGAAATGAGAAGGCCGCGGCGCACCTGGACTTCCTGATCCGCTGCTTCGACACCTGGGTCGATGCCGACACGGCCTCCGTGTTCTCCAAGACGTTCTCCTTGACGCCCGCCCCGCTCGATTCGGATGACACGAGCAAGGTGATCCTCTTCGGCATGCAGGGAAGCTCGGTCAACCTGTTCGCCGAGTGCTGCCTAGGCCAGGTGCGGCGTAGCTGGCCGCGGACCCTCCTCCTTTACGCGGTTCTGCTGCACCGACTGCACGAGACTGCCGAGTTCCCGCGTAGGCTTCGCGTGCTGCGTAACCTGCTCGAGGCCTCGAGCAGCGAGCTCCGTGCCGAGAAGATGCCCGCGTTGCTCGCGGACGTGCGCCGACTCATCGTCGAGGGGGCCCTCTCGGGCGTCTCGAGCTTCAACCAAGCGCAGGTCGCCGACGAACAGTTGAAGATCGAACTCTTGAGAGAGAGCGAGGCGCCCGCTCTCGAGCGCGCTCTCTTCCATCTCGAGGATCACCCGCTTCTACGCGGCTGCCTGGCCGCCTTCGATCTCGATGCCTCGATCTTCGAGCGTCGGGCACGAGCGTTCCACGAGCTGATCGCCGATCCGAGCTTGCTGCCCGTTCTCACCGGAGCGTTGCTCGCTGCAGGCGACTACTCGCAGCGCATCAATCACCGCTTCTTGCAGCTCGGCTCGAGCTCGAACATGTCGCAGTGGCGAGAGGAGATCCTGACCGGATCCAGTCGCGCACTCCTTGCCAATGTGCGTGACGCATTGGGGCACCTCCTCGACGCCGTTGCGGCGCGCGAAGGTGATGTGCGGTCGACGCTCGAGTCCTTCACGAACGGCTGGCTGGAGAGCACGGACGACGCGAACGGCTTGGACTGGCGCTGGTACTTCGTGCGCTACCCAGAGATGCGCGCGGGCCGCTCTGGCATCTACGCCAGCGCGACGGGCTCCCTGGGCTACAGCGTGTGCATGTTGGATAAGAAGGCGATGAGCAGTTACTACCGCGACCCCTACCTCTCTGCGATTCGGCAGCAGAGCGGCGTCCCGGAATCGGCCGTCCAAGGAGCGGTCGCGCAGCACTGGTCTGGTGGTCCCTGGTTCACTGGCTACGAGACGGAGGCGCGCTGGATGCAGCTCACGAGGAGCGGCGCGGAGATCCAGTGCGTCCAGGATGGGCTCCAGCTACGCGCGCCCGCTACGCCGCACGTGGAAGTTTTCACGCGCGTCTGCGCGGCCCGCGGGATCGGTCCCGATCTTCGCCTGAAGGTTCCCCAGGTCGCGATCGGCGGGCGCCAGCTCGACACGAAGGACCGGGTGCAGCTCGGCGCAGCGCTCCTCCGCGACCTCGTAAACGCGGGGCTGTAG
- a CDS encoding SNF2-related protein, whose amino-acid sequence MMDDFQIDAQRWRFLDNPARYIERETGGLQVEPLTRQFKTAKEILARLASGRGVLLADDVGLGKTTVGALVAWVVACQDKRVRIYAPNEVLRRRWAEELERHVPMLRQLGASYDRIKQGDVGKLNAGRIQVATHHALVKSHGNNEQRTTCDLMIIDEAHRAKGDGSAFNEALRNLGDRAKRKLILTATPFSIRLTELEQLLQFAGATELAAVRRYAGELKRLYSLGDGHDVAAESKRLVSAAKSAIEELQPYLIRHGIDDLSASERKHFGAVAQGRWEIPTAPATQEDLALLLRMDRILQLTPERKGERRNDPRPHIGWQHVGTKLDRASERANDHAALRHIKAATKALSARCTKPHPKIAAVSDAIRLILDGGEKVLVFCHHRATASELLGALERSLKAPSVSRNGPSEKVWHAAWESLLPDDAPLVAPVIDWLCTPGLRWQIGGWLGEPASTVEGLADQLTTTRPRNAKTSVPTILESARTLTEVLLDQQSTSTRALLKSIAKGTHTFGGKTSHFPGRLDDGLRAMGAWGHVGHGDPPKTLYTGKPDIVLALFNSPFGPDVLITTDRLSEGVDLHRCCRHLIHYELDPSPVRTLQRNGRVRRVGSWAALTGQPLQYAYPTFGGTRDEKAVGVMRQRINAFGLLLGGVPSLDDDSSDSEQSFAEAVLRGARKDLESLNRRLCV is encoded by the coding sequence ATGATGGACGACTTTCAGATCGACGCCCAGCGCTGGCGATTCCTCGACAACCCTGCTCGGTACATCGAACGCGAGACGGGCGGCCTTCAGGTCGAGCCCCTCACGAGGCAATTCAAGACCGCGAAGGAGATCCTCGCGCGGCTCGCGAGCGGGCGCGGCGTCCTCCTGGCCGACGACGTTGGACTCGGCAAGACGACGGTCGGCGCGCTCGTCGCGTGGGTCGTCGCGTGCCAGGACAAACGCGTGCGCATCTACGCGCCGAACGAGGTCCTGCGTCGGCGCTGGGCCGAAGAACTCGAGCGCCACGTGCCCATGCTTCGGCAACTCGGCGCGAGCTACGACCGCATCAAGCAAGGCGACGTCGGGAAGCTTAACGCAGGGCGCATCCAGGTCGCGACCCATCACGCACTGGTCAAGAGCCACGGCAACAACGAGCAGCGCACTACGTGCGACCTCATGATCATCGACGAGGCGCACCGCGCGAAGGGAGATGGCAGCGCGTTCAATGAGGCGCTCCGAAATCTCGGTGACCGAGCGAAGCGGAAGCTGATTCTCACGGCCACGCCCTTCAGCATCCGGCTCACCGAGCTGGAGCAACTGCTGCAGTTCGCAGGGGCGACCGAGCTCGCAGCGGTCCGCCGCTACGCCGGAGAGTTGAAGCGGCTGTACTCTCTCGGCGATGGCCATGACGTCGCCGCCGAGTCCAAGCGGCTCGTGAGCGCCGCGAAGTCCGCGATCGAGGAGCTGCAGCCGTACCTCATCCGCCACGGCATCGACGACCTGTCGGCGTCAGAGCGGAAGCACTTCGGTGCGGTCGCCCAGGGGCGCTGGGAGATTCCGACGGCACCCGCGACGCAGGAGGACCTCGCGCTGCTCCTACGGATGGACCGCATCCTACAGCTCACGCCGGAGCGGAAGGGCGAACGACGAAACGACCCGCGCCCCCACATCGGCTGGCAGCACGTCGGCACCAAGCTCGACAGAGCCTCCGAGCGGGCCAACGACCACGCTGCGCTCCGGCACATCAAGGCGGCGACGAAGGCGCTGAGCGCAAGGTGCACGAAGCCCCACCCGAAGATCGCGGCGGTCAGCGATGCCATCCGACTGATCCTGGATGGCGGCGAGAAGGTGCTCGTGTTCTGCCACCACCGCGCGACCGCAAGCGAGCTGCTCGGTGCGCTCGAACGTTCACTGAAAGCACCGAGCGTTTCGCGAAACGGTCCGTCCGAGAAGGTGTGGCATGCAGCTTGGGAATCGCTCTTGCCCGACGACGCTCCCTTGGTCGCACCGGTCATCGACTGGCTCTGCACGCCAGGTCTGCGGTGGCAGATCGGTGGGTGGCTCGGCGAACCGGCGAGCACGGTCGAGGGACTCGCAGACCAGCTCACGACGACCCGGCCGCGCAATGCGAAGACGAGCGTGCCGACGATCCTCGAGTCGGCAAGGACGCTGACGGAGGTGCTGCTCGATCAGCAGTCGACGTCGACGCGCGCCCTGTTGAAGAGCATCGCGAAGGGGACGCACACCTTCGGCGGCAAGACCTCGCACTTCCCTGGGCGCCTCGACGACGGCCTCCGGGCGATGGGCGCATGGGGCCACGTTGGTCACGGCGATCCACCCAAGACGCTGTACACGGGCAAGCCCGACATCGTGCTCGCGCTCTTCAACAGCCCTTTCGGGCCCGACGTGCTCATCACCACCGACCGGCTCAGCGAGGGCGTCGACTTGCATCGCTGCTGCCGACACCTGATCCACTACGAGCTCGATCCCAGCCCCGTGCGCACGCTCCAGCGCAACGGCCGCGTGCGTCGCGTCGGGTCGTGGGCGGCGCTCACGGGCCAGCCGCTCCAGTACGCGTACCCGACGTTCGGAGGCACCCGCGACGAGAAGGCTGTCGGTGTCATGAGGCAGCGCATCAACGCCTTCGGGCTGCTGCTCGGCGGCGTTCCATCGCTCGACGATGACTCCAGCGACAGCGAGCAGAGCTTCGCGGAGGCCGTCCTTCGCGGCGCGCGAAAAGACCTGGAGTCGCTCAACCGACGGCTCTGCGTGTGA
- a CDS encoding RNA polymerase sigma-70 factor: MTASMRPTSPGGEPPGDGAYSNSSPDAARAPHDPLGSEDPFVTHRSLLFTVAYEMLGSAADAEDVVQEAWLRWADIGDAGRAEVRDPRVYLVRVVTRQALNRLRTLARRKEEYVGEWLPEPLLTSPDVAKDVELAESVSIAMLTVLETLTPAERAVFVLREVFDMPYEEIAPALDKTPAAVRQIAHRAREHVAARRPRMQVDRAEQQAVLERFLAAINSGDLQRLLDVLAPDVVLVADGGGLAAAARRPVVGGDRVAGFLSRFPTLAPGARIATVWINGAPALRVDAAGDFDTAVSVVVESGRITRIYAMRNPHKMARLDEQVTLSR; the protein is encoded by the coding sequence ATGACGGCCTCGATGCGCCCGACGTCGCCGGGAGGCGAGCCTCCCGGCGATGGGGCTTACTCAAACTCTTCGCCCGACGCGGCCCGCGCTCCGCACGATCCGCTGGGCTCGGAGGACCCCTTCGTCACCCACCGCAGCCTGCTCTTCACGGTCGCGTACGAGATGCTCGGCTCCGCGGCCGACGCCGAGGACGTCGTGCAGGAGGCCTGGCTGCGGTGGGCGGACATCGGTGACGCAGGTCGGGCCGAGGTGCGCGACCCACGCGTCTACCTGGTCCGGGTTGTCACCCGGCAGGCCCTCAACCGGCTGCGCACGCTCGCCCGCCGCAAGGAGGAGTACGTCGGCGAGTGGCTGCCCGAGCCGCTGCTCACCAGCCCCGACGTCGCCAAGGACGTCGAGCTCGCGGAGAGCGTCTCGATCGCGATGCTCACCGTGCTGGAGACCCTCACCCCGGCCGAGCGGGCGGTGTTCGTGCTCCGGGAGGTCTTCGACATGCCGTACGAAGAGATCGCCCCGGCGCTCGACAAGACGCCAGCCGCCGTCCGGCAGATCGCCCACCGGGCGCGGGAGCACGTGGCCGCACGCCGTCCCCGGATGCAGGTCGACCGGGCGGAGCAGCAGGCGGTCCTGGAGCGGTTCCTGGCCGCGATCAACTCCGGCGACCTGCAGCGCCTGCTCGACGTGCTCGCCCCCGACGTGGTGCTGGTCGCCGACGGCGGCGGCCTGGCGGCGGCGGCCCGGCGCCCGGTTGTCGGCGGCGATCGCGTGGCCGGGTTCCTGTCCCGCTTCCCCACGCTCGCGCCTGGCGCTCGGATCGCGACCGTGTGGATCAACGGCGCGCCCGCGCTCCGGGTCGATGCCGCCGGCGACTTCGACACAGCGGTCAGCGTCGTCGTCGAGAGCGGCCGGATCACCCGCATCTATGCCATGCGCAACCCGCACAAGATGGCCCGGCTCGACGAGCAGGTGACGCTGAGCCGGTAG
- a CDS encoding DUF262 domain-containing protein, translating to MADETTDGALLELKLIGDIAGSFRVARYQRGYRWGKLEVERLLNDIWESKGTPYSLQPVVVKRDGEAAWELVDGQQRLTTLFLIFVFMQRERLQSSGAPYSITYDTRPDSEAYLQQLDADRADSNIDFFHLHGAYECIRAWFDTHGARRQYVANKFYGYLFESVRVIWYEAPKGLDSTTLFTRLNVGRIPLTDAELLKALLLSRSRGGAGATDRTHEIAAQWDSIERDLQHPDVWAFVADDAAADSPTRITLLLDTLAGGPRGRARPRFHTFDVLREKVEQSKPEAVWNQVVQLHALVLGWYENRDHYHKIGYLVAIGQRFSDLVALASGKTKSEFGAVLDGRIRETLDLTPSGVTALSYESDTQKCARLLLLMNVETVRRMKDSTERYSFRIHRRQAWSLEHIHAQHAESLTKAEQWKEWLRLHRAALADFRSVDEARRDELLRRIDDVGDKIDRQVFQELARDVAATFTLADGSAAAAAHSVHSVSNLALLASGHNSALSNAVFEVKRRRILELDRQGAYIPICTRQVFLKYYTDADAQQVHFWSTQDREAYLVAILSADGGVGAYLKPEVPLS from the coding sequence GTGGCTGACGAGACGACGGACGGCGCGCTCCTCGAGCTCAAGCTGATCGGCGACATCGCGGGCTCGTTCCGCGTCGCCCGGTACCAGCGTGGGTATCGCTGGGGGAAGCTCGAGGTGGAGCGCCTGCTCAACGACATCTGGGAGAGCAAGGGCACGCCCTACAGCCTGCAGCCGGTCGTCGTGAAGCGTGACGGCGAGGCCGCGTGGGAGCTGGTCGACGGCCAGCAGCGCCTCACCACCCTCTTCCTCATCTTCGTGTTCATGCAGCGCGAGCGGCTCCAGAGCTCCGGCGCGCCGTACTCCATCACGTACGACACGCGTCCGGACAGCGAGGCCTACCTACAACAGCTCGACGCTGACCGCGCCGACAGCAACATCGACTTCTTCCACCTTCACGGGGCATACGAGTGCATCCGCGCTTGGTTCGACACGCACGGCGCCCGGCGACAGTACGTGGCCAACAAGTTCTACGGGTACCTCTTCGAGAGCGTTCGCGTCATCTGGTACGAGGCGCCGAAGGGTCTCGACTCGACGACCCTCTTCACGCGCTTGAACGTCGGGAGGATTCCGCTCACGGACGCTGAGCTGCTCAAGGCGCTCTTGCTCTCGCGCAGTCGTGGGGGCGCCGGCGCCACGGACAGGACCCACGAGATCGCCGCGCAATGGGACAGCATCGAGCGCGATCTCCAGCATCCCGATGTCTGGGCGTTCGTCGCAGACGATGCAGCCGCAGACAGTCCGACGCGGATCACCCTGCTCCTCGACACGCTTGCGGGGGGCCCTCGCGGTCGAGCACGTCCGCGGTTCCACACCTTCGATGTGCTCCGAGAGAAGGTCGAGCAGAGCAAACCGGAGGCGGTCTGGAACCAGGTCGTCCAGCTCCACGCGCTCGTTCTCGGCTGGTACGAGAACCGGGACCACTACCACAAGATCGGTTACCTCGTGGCCATTGGGCAGCGCTTCAGCGATCTCGTCGCGCTCGCATCCGGCAAGACGAAGAGCGAATTCGGGGCTGTCCTCGACGGGCGGATCCGCGAGACCCTCGACCTCACGCCCTCCGGCGTGACTGCGCTCAGCTACGAGTCAGACACGCAGAAGTGCGCCCGCCTCCTCCTCCTGATGAACGTCGAGACGGTGCGACGGATGAAGGACTCGACCGAGCGCTACTCGTTCCGCATCCATCGCCGCCAGGCGTGGTCGCTCGAGCACATCCATGCGCAGCACGCGGAGAGCCTCACCAAGGCCGAGCAGTGGAAGGAATGGCTGCGGCTTCACCGCGCCGCCCTCGCGGACTTTCGCTCGGTCGATGAAGCCCGCCGGGACGAACTCCTCCGCCGGATCGACGACGTCGGCGACAAGATCGATCGCCAAGTGTTTCAGGAGCTCGCGCGCGACGTAGCGGCAACATTCACCCTCGCAGACGGATCGGCCGCAGCGGCAGCCCACTCGGTGCATTCGGTGTCGAACCTTGCGCTTCTCGCGAGCGGCCACAACAGCGCGCTGAGCAACGCAGTGTTCGAGGTCAAGCGGCGGCGGATCCTTGAACTCGATCGCCAGGGAGCGTACATCCCCATCTGCACGCGCCAAGTCTTCCTCAAGTACTACACGGACGCCGACGCGCAGCAGGTCCACTTCTGGAGCACGCAGGACCGCGAAGCCTACTTGGTCGCGATCCTCTCGGCCGACGGTGGTGTGGGCGCCTACCTCAAGCCGGAGGTGCCGCTGTCATGA
- a CDS encoding RNA polymerase sigma factor, with product MSRVPHSKAPPALPDRPVSFDTLYEEHSEAVFFWARRYAAGRSGWAEDVTHDVFLKAWEHRAWLREEDVRGWLFRVTQNVALSALRRENTFRRRIAALLFPPQHTETELTPEAALERREAVRSATAALDRLPGQERVVMALKMLDDLSQREIAQLLSLSEGYVSKLISRAQGRLSAWGWKVDDGAP from the coding sequence ATGTCGCGCGTTCCCCACTCCAAGGCCCCGCCCGCCCTGCCTGACCGACCTGTGTCGTTCGATACGCTCTATGAGGAGCACTCCGAGGCTGTTTTCTTCTGGGCCAGGCGGTATGCGGCCGGCCGCTCGGGCTGGGCCGAAGACGTCACCCACGATGTCTTCCTCAAGGCCTGGGAGCACCGAGCCTGGCTGCGCGAGGAGGACGTGAGGGGCTGGCTGTTTCGCGTCACGCAGAACGTGGCGCTCTCCGCCCTGCGGCGCGAGAACACGTTTCGACGGCGCATCGCCGCCCTCCTGTTTCCGCCGCAGCACACGGAGACGGAGCTCACGCCCGAGGCGGCCCTCGAGCGGAGAGAGGCGGTGCGCAGCGCCACGGCGGCGCTGGACCGCTTGCCGGGGCAGGAGCGGGTGGTGATGGCCTTGAAGATGCTGGATGACCTGAGCCAGCGCGAAATTGCCCAGCTCCTCTCGCTATCAGAGGGCTACGTGTCGAAGTTGATCAGCCGAGCCCAGGGCCGTCTGTCGGCCTGGGGATGGAAGGTGGACGATGGAGCCCCGTGA
- a CDS encoding carboxymuconolactone decarboxylase family protein: protein MTSTRIPPKEITGLYGAIVKKFAGRTFGQVPESLGVMWHHLPVLKASMGFGQKLQKWDQCDESLKSYAHMAVASLVGCSWCLDFNYFMAHNHGLDVDKAREIPRWRESNVFTSLEREVLGYAEAMSQTPPTVTDEMVASLRKQLGAAALIELTTVIGFANLTTRSNTALGIESEGFAASCGLKPMAQPSARPGGASAS from the coding sequence ATGACCTCGACCAGGATCCCCCCGAAGGAGATCACCGGACTCTACGGCGCGATAGTGAAGAAGTTCGCCGGCAGGACGTTCGGTCAGGTCCCCGAGTCGCTCGGCGTGATGTGGCACCACCTGCCGGTGCTCAAGGCCAGCATGGGCTTCGGGCAGAAGCTACAGAAGTGGGACCAGTGCGACGAGAGCCTGAAGTCGTACGCGCACATGGCGGTGGCGTCGCTGGTGGGCTGCTCGTGGTGCCTGGACTTCAACTACTTCATGGCCCACAACCATGGGTTGGACGTGGACAAGGCGCGGGAGATCCCGCGGTGGCGGGAGTCGAACGTGTTCACCTCGCTGGAGCGGGAGGTGCTGGGGTATGCCGAGGCGATGAGCCAGACTCCTCCCACGGTGACCGACGAGATGGTCGCGAGCCTGAGGAAGCAGCTCGGTGCCGCAGCGCTCATCGAGCTCACGACTGTGATCGGGTTCGCCAACCTGACGACCCGCTCCAACACCGCCCTGGGCATCGAGTCGGAGGGCTTCGCCGCCTCGTGCGGGCTGAAGCCGATGGCCCAGCCGAGTGCACGGCCGGGGGGAGCGTCCGCATCATGA